In one Nicotiana sylvestris chromosome 8, ASM39365v2, whole genome shotgun sequence genomic region, the following are encoded:
- the LOC138876367 gene encoding uncharacterized protein: MLHHPDKAYVDPLHIQVRDQHAYCNMVEEELDRELWFHDIKEYIRMRVYPVQATGDQKRTIRRLASGFFFSGGVLYKRTHDLGLLRCIDARQATTIMTEVHYGVCGPHMNGYVLEKKILRAGYY; encoded by the coding sequence AtgctacatcatccagataaggcttatgtagacccgttgcatattcaggtccgtgatcagcatgcctattgtaacatggtggaagaagaactcgaTAGAGAActgtggttccacgatatcaaggaatacattcGGATGAGGGTATATCCAGTACAAGCTACAGGTGATCAGAAGAGAACGATTCGTCgtttggcaagcggatttttcttcagcggaggggttctaTACAAAAGGACTCATGAccttggattgctaagatgtatagatgctaggcaggccacaactattatgACTGAAGTGCATtatggagtctgtggaccgcacatgaatgggtatgtgttggaaaagaagattctccgagcaggttattattag